The nucleotide window CTTCCCTTGAAAACAGTTTTTCGGATGAATGGTACCACCCAGCGGTCTAAACCGTATTTGCCTGCGTTGTAGCCTGCGAACAGGATGATGAATCCGAAGAAGATGTCAGTTGGATTGTGAGATACTGTTCCAGCTAAGAAGAAGCTGAAGTTCATCACTAGACCGAAGAACATTGCAGCAGTTGTCAGTGTTCCCAGTATTAACCCAAGACCCACAAGGAATTCTCCTAGCGGCACGATGAAGTTGAACAGATCGACGTTTGGAATCGCAAAGTTTTCTAGGAAGTTCACATACCAGCCATACACCA belongs to Mesobacillus subterraneus and includes:
- a CDS encoding DoxX family protein, whose protein sequence is MFAKWLRENNVAAGILTVIRVWLGYNWMTAGWGKLTGEGFDASGYLKNAVANPVKGPDGNMVYGWYVNFLENFAIPNVDLFNFIVPLGEFLVGLGLILGTLTTAAMFFGLVMNFSFFLAGTVSHNPTDIFFGFIILFAGYNAGKYGLDRWVVPFIRKTVFKGREEAARNAA